The sequence GTGCTTTAATTTTTTCCGCAAATGTTTTCGCACTTAATTTCTGACTACTAATATAATATAAAGTCTCATTATATTCTTTGTCACCCCGAAAACCTGTTCTTTCTACCTCAATAAAACTTTGAAGATGAGGATAATTTTTATGGTTCACATTCTGGCTATCAAATACTGATACTTTTCTGCTAACATTTCGTCCATGACTGACATCTTTTTCTTCATATACTGTTAAAGGTTTTTCAATTTCTGCTAAAATTTTTATTCGCTTGTGTAATTTAACTTGATTGCCTTTTGCCGTAATTAAATAATCATTTTTGCTCTCAATTATTGCCTGAGTTGTTGCCTTACTACAATGGAGAGCATCAAGAGTAAATACTTTATTTAATAACCCACATTTCTCTATCATAGAGAGAACTTTAGCATTTTCAGAATTTTGTTTACTTTCAAAACTTTCCGACTTAATTACTAACTTGGTTTCTTGACTAAACCCAGATACCATTATTAGCATATTTTGTTTCTGATCTTCATAGTTAGTCAGGGTATTTTTTAAAGATTTTCCATCGATCGCAATCCAATCAACGCCTTCTTTTTGCCAATAATATTCCTCGACTGTTGACTGAAAAACTAA is a genomic window of Planktothrix serta PCC 8927 containing:
- a CDS encoding ISAs1 family transposase, encoding KQGVFKVGCKKENKSDLLLIKSKRDHYFLIKTIMLNSIIEQLKLVKDFRKNRGKRHELWVVLTIIILALLTGNVTYKQIDNFRKNEENKLIKLLKITAKKLPSYSTIRRVMIGINLIEIQLVFQSTVEEYYWQKEGVDWIAIDGKSLKNTLTNYEDQKQNMLIMVSGFSQETKLVIKSESFESKQNSENAKVLSMIEKCGLLNKVFTLDALHCSKATTQAIIESKNDYLITAKGNQVKLHKRIKILAEIEKPLTVYEEKDVSHGRNVSRKVSVFDSQNVNHKNYPHLQSFIEVERTGFRGDKEYNETLYYISSQKLSAKTFAEKIKAHWLIENQVHWVKDVNFNEDKSRIKGIDVAGKFSLLVTLILNIYRSLGFISIKEGQSWLGNNWEKILAIA